In Numidum massiliense, a single genomic region encodes these proteins:
- the cymR gene encoding cysteine metabolism transcriptional regulator CymR produces MKISTKGRYGLIIMMDLANHYGKGPVALKSIAERHNLSDHYLEQLVIPLRNAGLVKSIRGAYGGYKLNRAPQDITAGDVIRVLEGPIRLVECSEDEDPATRHLWLRIRDSVNEVLNSTTLQDLITFEDKGNNDYYMFYI; encoded by the coding sequence TTGAAAATTTCGACCAAAGGCCGGTACGGGCTAATCATCATGATGGATTTAGCCAACCATTACGGTAAAGGACCGGTTGCGTTAAAGAGCATTGCCGAACGTCACAACTTGTCTGATCACTATTTAGAACAGTTAGTGATTCCACTCCGCAATGCCGGATTAGTGAAAAGTATACGTGGCGCTTACGGCGGTTACAAATTAAACCGCGCGCCACAGGATATTACCGCTGGCGACGTCATTCGCGTCTTGGAAGGTCCGATTCGTCTCGTTGAATGTTCGGAAGACGAAGACCCTGCGACACGCCATTTGTGGCTGCGTATCCGCGACAGTGTGAACGAGGTGCTCAATTCGACGACGCTACAGGATTTGATTACGTTCGAGGACAAAGGAAATAACGACTATTATATGTTTTACATTTAA